Proteins co-encoded in one Falco rusticolus isolate bFalRus1 chromosome 14, bFalRus1.pri, whole genome shotgun sequence genomic window:
- the TIMM8A gene encoding mitochondrial import inner membrane translocase subunit Tim8 A, which yields MDAPSAAGLGGADPQLQRFIEVETQKQRFQQLVHQMTELCWEKCMDKPGPKLDSRAETCFVNCVERFIDTSQFILNRLEQTQKSKSAFSESLSD from the exons ATGGACGCGCCGTCCGCCGCCGGGCTGGGCGGTGCCGACCCCCAGCTCCAGCGTTTCATCGAGGTGGAGACGCAGAAGCAGCGCTTCCAGCAGCTGGTGCACCAGATGACCGAGCTCTGCTGG GAGAAGTGCATGGACAAGCCGGGTCCAAAGCTGGACAGCCGGGCCGAGACCTGCTTCGTCAACTGCGTGGAGCGCTTCATCGACACCAGCCAGTTCATCCTGAACCGGCTGGAGCAGACGCAGAAGTCCAAGTCGGCCTTCTCGGAGAGCTTGTCCGACTGA
- the LOC119157286 gene encoding magnesium transporter NIPA2-like isoform X1 produces the protein MAAAAGRAGFYVGLGLALASSAFIGGSFILKKKGLLRLCRRGRARAGQGGHAYLQEWLWWAGLLCMGVGEAANFAAYAFAPATLVTPLGALSVLVSAVLSSAFLNEQLNIHGKIGCILSILGSTVMVIHAPQEEEVSSLESMAEKLKDPGFIVFALCVLVSSLLLIFVAGPRYGQSNVLVYVLVCSAIGSLSVSCVKGLGIALKELFSGKPVLKEPLGWVLLVCLVICISVQINYLNKALDIFNTSVVTPIYYVLFTTAVMMCSAILFKEWQHMVLDNIISTISGFLTIVSGIFLLHAFRDVPFTPDLLPLFLQQGRADLHTSWRSTDRHQSYQHQPLLPSEDKGCQSAEEEEKEEGEGM, from the exons ATGGCGGCCGCGGCAGGGCGGGCCGGCTTCTacgtggggctggggctggccctggccTCCAGCGCCTTCATCGGCGGCAGCTTCATCCTCAAGAAGAAGGGACTGCTCCGCTTGTGCCGCCGCGGCCGCGCCAGGGCAG GGCAAGGAGGCCACGCGTACCTGCAAGAATGGCTTTggtgggcagggctgctgtgca TGGGAGttggagaagcagcaaattTTGCTGCCTATGCCTTTGCCCCTGCAACGCTGGTAACTCCACTGGGTGCTCTAAGTGTCCTTGTTAG tgCAGTTCTGTCTTCTGCCTTCCTGAATGAGCAGCTGAATATTCATGGGAAGATTGGCTGCATCTTGAGTATCCTGGGCTCCACGGTGATGGTGATCCATGCTCCACAGGAAGAAGAGGTTTCCAGCCTGGAGTCAATGGCAGAGAAGCTGAAAGATCCAG GATTCATTGTATTTGCTCTGTGTGTCCTGGTGAGCTCCCTTCTGCTTATCTTTGTGGCTGGACCCCGTTACGGGCAGAGCAACGTTCTGGTTTATGTTTTGGTCTGCTCCGCCATCGGCTCGCTTTCTGTGTCCTGCGTCAAAGGTTTGGGAATTGCCCTGAAAGAACTCTTTTCCGGGAAGCCAGTCCTGAAAGAACCACTAGGCTGGGTGCTCCTGGTGTGCCTGGTGATCTGCATCAGCGTCCAGATCAACTACCTGAACAAAGCCTTGGACATCTTCAACACATCTGTGGTCACACCCATTTACTACGTGCTGTTCACCACAGCAGTCATGATGTGCTCTGCCATCCTCTTCAAGGAGTGGCAACACATGGTGCTAGACAACATCATCAGCACCATCAGCGGCTTCCTCACCATTGTATCTGGCATCTTTCTCCTACACGCCTTCAGGGACGTGCCCTTCACCCCTGacctcctgcccctcttcctGCAGCAAGGTAGGGCAGACCTGCACACCTCGTGGAGGAGCACAGACAGACATCAGTCATACCAGCACCAGCCTCTTCTGCCCTCTGAGGACAAAGGCTGTCAAAGTGcggaggaggaagagaaggaggaaggtgaaGGCATGTGA
- the LOC119157286 gene encoding magnesium transporter NIPA2-like isoform X2 — translation MGVGEAANFAAYAFAPATLVTPLGALSVLVSAVLSSAFLNEQLNIHGKIGCILSILGSTVMVIHAPQEEEVSSLESMAEKLKDPGFIVFALCVLVSSLLLIFVAGPRYGQSNVLVYVLVCSAIGSLSVSCVKGLGIALKELFSGKPVLKEPLGWVLLVCLVICISVQINYLNKALDIFNTSVVTPIYYVLFTTAVMMCSAILFKEWQHMVLDNIISTISGFLTIVSGIFLLHAFRDVPFTPDLLPLFLQQGRADLHTSWRSTDRHQSYQHQPLLPSEDKGCQSAEEEEKEEGEGM, via the exons a TGGGAGttggagaagcagcaaattTTGCTGCCTATGCCTTTGCCCCTGCAACGCTGGTAACTCCACTGGGTGCTCTAAGTGTCCTTGTTAG tgCAGTTCTGTCTTCTGCCTTCCTGAATGAGCAGCTGAATATTCATGGGAAGATTGGCTGCATCTTGAGTATCCTGGGCTCCACGGTGATGGTGATCCATGCTCCACAGGAAGAAGAGGTTTCCAGCCTGGAGTCAATGGCAGAGAAGCTGAAAGATCCAG GATTCATTGTATTTGCTCTGTGTGTCCTGGTGAGCTCCCTTCTGCTTATCTTTGTGGCTGGACCCCGTTACGGGCAGAGCAACGTTCTGGTTTATGTTTTGGTCTGCTCCGCCATCGGCTCGCTTTCTGTGTCCTGCGTCAAAGGTTTGGGAATTGCCCTGAAAGAACTCTTTTCCGGGAAGCCAGTCCTGAAAGAACCACTAGGCTGGGTGCTCCTGGTGTGCCTGGTGATCTGCATCAGCGTCCAGATCAACTACCTGAACAAAGCCTTGGACATCTTCAACACATCTGTGGTCACACCCATTTACTACGTGCTGTTCACCACAGCAGTCATGATGTGCTCTGCCATCCTCTTCAAGGAGTGGCAACACATGGTGCTAGACAACATCATCAGCACCATCAGCGGCTTCCTCACCATTGTATCTGGCATCTTTCTCCTACACGCCTTCAGGGACGTGCCCTTCACCCCTGacctcctgcccctcttcctGCAGCAAGGTAGGGCAGACCTGCACACCTCGTGGAGGAGCACAGACAGACATCAGTCATACCAGCACCAGCCTCTTCTGCCCTCTGAGGACAAAGGCTGTCAAAGTGcggaggaggaagagaaggaggaaggtgaaGGCATGTGA